A window from Streptomyces sp. NBC_00299 encodes these proteins:
- a CDS encoding GTPase has product MRVSVPEPGGRKDVDAHARGGAADSGGRKESGTPAREDAPDSGAREGGVAPAREGSRDAGARRDGDTPARGAASDPGGRKSGGTSRRTDSSARTEPSSSRTEPPSRTKPPSRKDSPARTHPAPRTDSASRVDSSARSDAARTEPSSGTDSATPWDDGLIARRVNENAAPEQPAAVEPRASGAQVVTPLAYDGALRSRLDALRELVGLSRTRLDNKTLSEAGRVLDEAAARRRLSGQHTVVAIAGATGSGKSQLFNALAGVTISETGVRRPTTASPLACSWSDGAVGLIERLGIPPRLRRRPAQNAAADGQLRGLVLVDLPDHDSAAVQHREQVDRVLGLVDAVIWVVDPEKYADAVLHERYLRPMAGHAEIMFVVLNQVDRLPGEATDQVLDDLRRLLDEDGIALGEHGEPGAIVLALSALTGEGVGELREALGQFVAERGSAARRISADVDAAGWRLRPVYAARRRTGLSEEARDEFSARLADAIGATAAGEAAERAWLRNANRACGTPWLRLWRWYQDRGEPTTGRLSVRTQTDEEATARQRVEQAVRTVADRASAGLPTPWAQAVRESAVRGAQGLPEALDELAARAGLPPGRPPRPGWWPAAVLVQASMTILQVIGGLWLVGQIVGVMAPNLGVPVLLMTAGIVGGPFVEWGCRMAARGPARRYGLEAERRLREAAAGCGRARVLDPVASELLRYREVREQYGRVMGVGSAGR; this is encoded by the coding sequence ATGCGGGTGAGTGTCCCCGAGCCCGGGGGGCGTAAGGACGTTGACGCGCACGCGCGTGGGGGCGCCGCCGATTCCGGCGGCCGTAAGGAGAGCGGCACGCCCGCGCGTGAGGACGCCCCGGACTCCGGCGCCCGCGAGGGCGGTGTCGCGCCCGCGCGTGAGGGGAGCCGTGACGCCGGGGCCCGCAGGGATGGTGACACGCCCGCACGTGGCGCTGCCTCCGACCCGGGCGGCCGTAAGAGCGGCGGCACCTCCCGACGTACGGATTCCTCGGCACGTACGGAGCCCTCGTCGTCCCGCACCGAGCCCCCGTCTCGCACGAAGCCCCCGTCCCGTAAGGACTCTCCCGCGCGTACACATCCCGCCCCTCGTACGGATTCCGCCTCTCGGGTGGACTCCTCCGCGCGGTCGGACGCCGCCCGCACGGAACCCTCCTCCGGTACGGACTCCGCGACCCCCTGGGACGACGGGCTGATCGCAAGGCGGGTGAATGAGAACGCCGCTCCGGAACAACCCGCCGCTGTGGAACCCCGCGCCTCCGGGGCGCAGGTCGTGACGCCGCTCGCGTACGACGGGGCATTGCGGTCCCGGCTCGACGCGCTGCGCGAACTGGTCGGGCTCTCGCGCACCCGGCTCGACAACAAGACGCTCTCCGAGGCGGGCCGGGTGCTCGACGAGGCGGCGGCGCGGCGCAGGCTCTCCGGGCAGCACACCGTCGTCGCCATCGCGGGCGCCACGGGCAGCGGCAAGTCGCAGCTGTTCAACGCGCTCGCCGGGGTGACCATCTCGGAGACGGGCGTACGGCGGCCGACGACCGCCTCACCCCTCGCCTGCAGCTGGAGCGACGGCGCGGTCGGCCTCATCGAGCGGCTCGGCATCCCACCGCGGCTGCGGCGGCGTCCCGCGCAGAACGCGGCTGCGGACGGGCAGCTGCGCGGGCTCGTCCTGGTCGATCTGCCCGACCACGACTCGGCCGCCGTGCAGCACCGCGAGCAGGTCGACCGCGTCCTGGGGCTCGTCGACGCGGTCATCTGGGTGGTCGACCCCGAGAAGTACGCCGACGCGGTCCTGCACGAGCGCTATCTGCGGCCCATGGCGGGACACGCCGAGATCATGTTCGTCGTCCTCAACCAGGTCGACCGGCTGCCCGGGGAGGCCACCGACCAGGTCCTCGACGACCTGCGGCGGCTGCTCGACGAGGACGGCATCGCGCTGGGCGAGCACGGCGAACCGGGCGCCATCGTGCTTGCGCTGTCCGCCCTCACCGGCGAGGGCGTCGGCGAACTGCGTGAGGCGCTCGGCCAGTTCGTGGCGGAACGCGGGTCGGCCGCGCGCCGGATCTCGGCCGACGTGGACGCCGCCGGATGGCGGCTGCGGCCCGTGTACGCCGCGCGGCGGCGGACCGGGCTCAGCGAGGAGGCGCGCGACGAGTTCTCCGCGCGCCTCGCGGACGCGATCGGCGCCACCGCCGCGGGCGAGGCCGCCGAACGGGCATGGCTGCGCAACGCCAACCGCGCGTGCGGGACGCCTTGGCTGCGGCTGTGGCGCTGGTACCAGGACCGGGGCGAGCCCACGACGGGACGTCTGTCCGTGCGGACGCAGACGGACGAGGAGGCCACCGCGCGGCAGCGCGTCGAACAGGCAGTGCGTACGGTCGCCGACCGGGCGTCGGCCGGGCTGCCCACACCGTGGGCGCAGGCGGTGCGCGAGTCGGCCGTACGGGGCGCTCAGGGGCTGCCGGAGGCGCTGGACGAGCTGGCCGCGCGGGCGGGACTGCCGCCCGGGCGGCCGCCACGGCCGGGCTGGTGGCCGGCGGCCGTCCTGGTGCAGGCGTCCATGACGATCCTTCAGGTCATCGGCGGGCTCTGGCTGGTGGGACAGATCGTCGGGGTGATGGCGCCCAACCTGGGAGTGCCGGTGCTGCTGATGACGGCCGGAATCGTCGGCGGCCCGTTCGTCGAGTGGGGCTGCCGGATGGCGGCCCGGGGGCCGGCACGGCGGTACGGCCTGGAGGCGGAACGGCGGTTGCGGGAGGCGGCGGCCGGGTGCGGGCGGGCCCGGGTACTGGATCCGGTGGCCTCGGAGCTGCTGCGATACCGGGAGGTCCGGGAGCAGTACGGGCGCGTGATGGGGGTGGGGTCCGCGGGGAGGTGA